Part of the Polyangiaceae bacterium genome, TGAGCCTTGTCGCGAAAGTGGGCGTAGAACCCGCCGCGAGTCAGCCCGGCGGCCGACATGAGGCGGTCCACCCCGGTCGCCTGAAAGCCCTCCTGGCGGAACAGCCGGGAGGCGACGGCCACGATGCGCGCGTGCGTCTTCGGCTTGTGCTCCGGAGAATACGGCATGCCGAGGCGAGAGGATAACCCGAGGGCGTTCCTTCCGCCCGAGAATATGTTAGGCGACATATCCCGCTGGCGCTGAGCGCGGCGGCCAAGGAGGAGGAAGCATGTCTCATCACAACATCGGTCGCGTCGTGTGGCGCGAGATCATGACGGACGACACCGACCGGGCGAAGGGCTTCTACGGCGAGCTGTTCGGCTGGAAGTTCGAGGACATGCCCATGGGGGACATGACCTACACCATCATCAAGAAGGGCGAGCAGGGCCTGGGCGGCCTGATGAAGAAGCCGATGCCGGACGCGCCGGCGGCCTGGCTCTCCTACGTCTCGGTGACGGACGCCGACCTGGTGGCCAAGACGGCGGCGGCCGAGGGCGGCACCGTGGTGGTCCCGCCGACGGACATCCCCAACGTCGGCCGCTTCACCGTGTTCGTGGACTTCGCGGGCGCGGCCATCGCCGCGCTCAAGGGCGAGAGCGAAGGCCCGCCCATGCCGGAGCGCCCCGGCGTCCACGAGTTCTGCTGGGAGACGCTCTCGACCACCGACATCGATCGCGCCGCGGCGTTCTACGCCAAGGTGTTCGGCTGGCAGAAGAAGCCGGGGCCCAGCGCCGGGATGACCGTCCTCGGCACCGAGGCGTCGATGGTCGCCGACGTGCAAAAGGCAGAGAACATGCCGCCGAGCTGGCTGACTTACGTGGTGGTCGAGAAGCTCGAGCCGGCGAACGAGCGCGTGGCGAAGCTCGGCGGCAAGGTGCTCATGCCGCTGATCGAGGTGCCGAACGTCGGGCGCATCTCCGCCGTGCAGGATCCGACGGGCGCGGTGCTCGGCCTGTTCCAGCCGAGCATGTGATCGGCGTCGAGCGAGTCGGCGCTGGGGAGAGCCTCGGCGCCGCGCTCGTGGCTAGGCAGTCCCGAGCGCGACGATGTCGCGATTCTCCAGCACGGGCGCGACGGCAGCTCCCTGGAGAGCTGCCTTCAACATCGCGGCTGCCAACACGTCGGAAGCGACACCGACGTTCGGGTAGACGACGCGCAGCACCGGATAAAGCCCGCGCATCAAGCGATAGCTGAAGTTCGGCTCGATACGAGGTGTGACCGGGTAGATGTAGCCGGGACGGAAGATGAACACGCGCGGGAAGCCCTTGCCGAGGAGCGCTGCTTCGGCAGCGCCCTTGTAGCGCGCGAACGCCATGCGGCTCTTCCCGGTCTGATCGGCGCCCTGCCCGCTCAGGAAGCAGAACGTCGCGCCGGGACTCCGGGCGAACAGCGCCCGCGCGAAGGCGACGGTGTAGTCGAGCGTGACCCTCCGGAGCTCGTCGTCCGGGAGCTGCCCGGTGTACGCGCCCAGGCAATACAGCGCGACATCCTTGCGCTCGAGCGCGGCGGTCACGCCGGAGTAGTCCAGGAAGTCCTCCTGCAGGACCTCCTCGAGCTTCGGGTGGCTCACGCCGGTCGCGCGCCGGCCGAGGGCAGTGACCCGACCGACGCGAAGGTCATCGAGCGCGCCTCGTAGGACGAGGCCACCGACCATGCCGGTGGCGCCGACGACGAGCAGGTTCTTGGGGATCATGGGCCCGTGCCGGGCGAAGGGGGGCAGCTCCCGCGGCTGCCCCCAGCCCCCGTCACTGACAGGCGAGGTTCTTCGTGCCGGTGTTCGGGTTGCACGAGAAGTCGTCGCAGTCGGCGAAGCCGTTGTTGTCGTTGTCCTTGCCGTCGCTGCACTCGGCGTAGCTGCTCTCGGTCACGCAGACCGTCACGAAGGCGTTCTGCGAGCACGAGAAGTCGTCGCAGTCCGTGAAGCCGTTGTTGTCGTTGTCCTTGCCGTCCTTGCAGGTGACGTCGTTGGCCTCGGCGTTGCACACGGTCACCACCGGGTTCTTCGAGCAGCCGAAGTCCTTGCAGTCGACGAAGGTGTTGGTGTCGTTGTCCTTCGTGTCGCTGCACTCGGCGTCGGCGAGGGCCGGCCACTGCGACTCGGGCGGCATCGGGCTCGCGGGCTGGCCCGGCGAGGTCTTGCTGCACACCACGATGCCCTCGGACTGACACGACTTCTCGGCGCAGTCGATCTTGCCGTCCTTGTCGTTGTCGATGCCGTCGGAGCAGGTCTTGTTGTCGCCCTCGACCGGCATGTCCTTGCAGTCCACCGCCTCGATGGCGTCGAGGCAGCCGAAGTCGCCACAGTCGGTGAAGCCGTTGCTGTCGTTGTCCGTGCCGTCGCTGCACTTCGTCTTGACCAGCGCGGGCCAGTTGGCCTTGGGCGGCAGCGGGCTCACCGGGGTCGAGCCGTTGCACACCACGATGGCTTCCTTCTGGCAGTCGGTGTCGGCGCAGTCGATCTTGCCGTCAGCGTCGTTGTCCTTGCCGTCGCTGCACGCGGCGTTCGTCTTCTCGCCCTTGCAGACCAGGCGGTCCTTGCAGTCGAAGTCGTCGCAGTCGATCTTGTTGTCGCCGTCGTCGTCGGTGCCGTTCGAGCAGAGCGCGTTCGAGTTCTCGACGGGGCCCGCGGGGCACACCGTGGGCTTGCCTTCGCAGTCGAAGTCCTCGCAGTCAGTGAAGCCGTCGTTGTCGTTGTCGCAGCCGTCGGAGCACATCGCGTCGGTGTCTTCCTTGGCGCCCGGCGCGCAGCTGCCGCCGTCGCCGGAGGAGCCGCCGGTGTTGCCGCCACCGCTGCCGCCGGTGTTTCCGCCGCCGGTGTTGCTGCCGGCTTGGCCACCCACGGCGCCGCCGAAGCCGCCCGCGTTGCCGCCGCCTCCGGAGCCGCCTCCGGAGCTGCCGCTCTCCGCGCGACATGCACCCATCGCGCTGAGCGCGATCAGACCGATACCCATCAGTGCCACCGACAACGGCTTCATGTGTCGCTCCTCGGGAAAGCAAGTTGCGACCGGCAAAGCACCGACCGCAGACGACGGGCGTAGCACGCCACGTCCGGCAATCCTGCGACGATTTGCTGGCGTTGGCCAGGCATTCCGGCGGCCGCCGAGGGTTTTCGGGAGGTTCGCCCGCGGGCGCACGTGGTGCGCGCAGTCAGTCCACGGCGCGGGCCTCGACCGGTCGGCGCCGGAGCGCCTTCGTCTCGGTCAGCAGGTACTCGGTGCCAAGAGTCCCGTCGGCGAACAGGTTGACGCTGCGCGAGGTGGCGTCGTCGAAGTCCCAGCAGGTGACCTCCATGCCCCGGTAGTCGTACACCGGGTTACCACGGTGGAAGCGCACCGGACGATGCCCCGGCAGGACTAGCCAGCGCCGCGTGTGACCGAACAGCCGCCGCACCACGAAGCGACGCACGCCCAGCTCGGCGCACTGGTCGAGGAAGGAAGAGATGTCGTGGGCGTTGTGCTCGTTCACCACCGCGGACACCTTCACCGGGATCCGCGCCTCGCGGAGGATGGCGCCGAGGTCCGGCACCCGGCGCGAGCCCATCATCTTCTCGTACACGTCCGGGTCCAGGCTGGGCAGGGACAGGCAAGCTCGGTCGTAGCGGTTGAACACCTCGAGCCGCTCGAGCGCTCGCGCGCCGTTGGTGTGCACCGAGAAGCGGGCGTTCGGGTGAAGCCGCTCGCGCAGGAGCGCGAGGAGCTCGCCTTCGTAGCGGTAGAGCTGCGGATCGCTGGTGGTTCCGGTGAAGACGATCTCCGGGATGGCGTGCTCGTTCACGCAGCGGATCAGCGCGTCGAGGCCTCGCGGCGGAAAGACCTTCAGGTTCGAGCGGTTCGCTCGCTCGGGCACCTGCTTGCCGATGCAGAACGGGCAGGCGCGGTTGCAGGGCCCCGCGAACAGCACGTTCGCGAAGTCAAACACCGCTCGCCTCCGCGCCGGCCACGCGCAGCGAAATGCGCCGCTGCCGCGCGAAATCCTCGGCCCGCTCCGGGTCGCGCTCGACCAGGTAGGCCTGCACGCTGGGGGCGAAGAACAGCGAGATCACACCGTTCACGTTCGCCGCGCCCTCCGGCGTGAGCCGGAGCGAGCGCTCCGTCCACTCCATCAGGCCGCGCCCGAGCAGGAAGGCGATCTCGTCCGGGAAGGCGTCGCAGAGCTCCAGCCCGAACTTGTCCGCGAACGCGCGCCGGTCGATCTCGCCGAAGTAGAAGCTGACGGCGCACATCTTGGCCATCGCTTGGCAGCGCGGCAGGTCGTAGAGATCCTGGAGCGGCAGTCGGCCTCGCGCGACGCTGCGCAGGTAGGGAGTGAGGTTCTTGCCGACGGCGCCGTCGGCATACGAGAGCGTCCGGTGCGAGTAGCTCTGCGCGCCGAGGCCGACTCCCAGGTAGGGCAAACCGTCGCGCACGCGGCGGGTGAGGTAGCTGGAGGTACCGACGTCGCCCGGGATGCGAGAGAGCGTGGTCTTGCCCGGGTTGGCGTGATAGCCGGCGTCGGCGAGCACGCGCTTCGCCAGCTCCCCGAGCACGCGCACCTTTTCCAGCGTGACCTCCGCGGCCTGGTGGGAGATGCGCGTCAGCTTGTAGCGCATGCGGTAGAGCGTGATGGCGTCGGGCCCGAGCGAGACGGCGTGCTCGAGGGTCGCGCGCCAGCCCTCCGGGGTCTGACTCGCGAAGCCGTACATCAGGTCCACGTTGAAGCGCTCGAAGCCCGCGCTGTGGATGTTGTCGGCGGCGCGGCGCTGCTCCGTCACGCCGTTGCCGTCGCGCCCGAGCGCGCTGAGCAAGCTCTGCTCGGCGACCTGCACGCCCATGCTGATGCGCCCGAGGCCGAGCTTCGGCAGGCCGGCGATCTTGTCCGGCTCCCGCGCCGCGATGCGCGGCGTCGTCTCGATGCTCGGCAGGACGCCGGTCGAGAGCCGAATGCGAGCTCGGACCGCCTCCACGATGCGCGCGATCTCTTCGAGCGGCAGCCAGGTCGGCGTCCCGCCGCCGAGGTCGAGCCCGTGGAAGCGCCGCTCGCCCAACCCGAGAGCCGCGTCCCAGAGCGCGAGCTCGGCGAGCAGCGCGTCCACGTAGGCGCTCGCGCGCGCGGCCTCCTCGCGCTTGACCACGGTGTACTCGCAGAACGCGCAGCGCGTCTCGCAGAAGGGAACGTGGACGTACAGGCACAGGTCCTCGATGCCGGCGAAGGCGGACACGGCGACCTGGTGCTGCTCGGCCTCGCGCACCCGATAGGGTGACAAGGTCCGCTCGTGCGCTATTGGGTAGGCGGTGTTGGAGACGTGGTGATTCCGCAAGCCAGCTTCCAACACGCGCTCGGGGTCCCCCCGCCGGAGATCGGCGGGAGCAGCCTCGGCCCAGCTCACTCCGCGCCCCGCTCGAGCTCGAGGGAGCGAAGCCCGCCGGAGACGTAGCCGGCGCCCGCTCGACCCCGCTGCTCGGCGATGCGCGCCGCGAGATAGCCGCCGCGGCCCGCCTCGTCCACGAACAAGAGCTTCCCCTCGTCCGGCAGCTCGGCGAAGCGCTGGCGCAGCGACATGAGCGGGATGGCAAGGGCACCCGCCAGCGGCTTGCCACCGGCGGGTCG contains:
- a CDS encoding VOC family protein, with product MSHHNIGRVVWREIMTDDTDRAKGFYGELFGWKFEDMPMGDMTYTIIKKGEQGLGGLMKKPMPDAPAAWLSYVSVTDADLVAKTAAAEGGTVVVPPTDIPNVGRFTVFVDFAGAAIAALKGESEGPPMPERPGVHEFCWETLSTTDIDRAAAFYAKVFGWQKKPGPSAGMTVLGTEASMVADVQKAENMPPSWLTYVVVEKLEPANERVAKLGGKVLMPLIEVPNVGRISAVQDPTGAVLGLFQPSM
- a CDS encoding radical SAM protein; this encodes MSPYRVREAEQHQVAVSAFAGIEDLCLYVHVPFCETRCAFCEYTVVKREEAARASAYVDALLAELALWDAALGLGERRFHGLDLGGGTPTWLPLEEIARIVEAVRARIRLSTGVLPSIETTPRIAAREPDKIAGLPKLGLGRISMGVQVAEQSLLSALGRDGNGVTEQRRAADNIHSAGFERFNVDLMYGFASQTPEGWRATLEHAVSLGPDAITLYRMRYKLTRISHQAAEVTLEKVRVLGELAKRVLADAGYHANPGKTTLSRIPGDVGTSSYLTRRVRDGLPYLGVGLGAQSYSHRTLSYADGAVGKNLTPYLRSVARGRLPLQDLYDLPRCQAMAKMCAVSFYFGEIDRRAFADKFGLELCDAFPDEIAFLLGRGLMEWTERSLRLTPEGAANVNGVISLFFAPSVQAYLVERDPERAEDFARQRRISLRVAGAEASGV
- a CDS encoding radical SAM protein — protein: MFDFANVLFAGPCNRACPFCIGKQVPERANRSNLKVFPPRGLDALIRCVNEHAIPEIVFTGTTSDPQLYRYEGELLALLRERLHPNARFSVHTNGARALERLEVFNRYDRACLSLPSLDPDVYEKMMGSRRVPDLGAILREARIPVKVSAVVNEHNAHDISSFLDQCAELGVRRFVVRRLFGHTRRWLVLPGHRPVRFHRGNPVYDYRGMEVTCWDFDDATSRSVNLFADGTLGTEYLLTETKALRRRPVEARAVD